In the Oryza glaberrima chromosome 6, OglaRS2, whole genome shotgun sequence genome, one interval contains:
- the LOC127777705 gene encoding uncharacterized protein LOC127777705, with protein MAATVAAASSRKRGFAVADILDDPFPLPSHHLAKRGRCSSSAASAADLGVSLEFDPIEVLQLIFPHEDPQLLKSFFEASGNVLDAAIRGFKHRLQSHTDTEITEAASGDTGNEVVSPKVESDLSAMNIPSNGSEWAELVVKEMSSALDLVDAKNRAFRLLDLFEKSTAACISPVEMRKMREEHKILKLMLGGLLEQNCVLKRAFLKQHNRLNDYEKKMSQERSQIIDTYEKEIKALQHRNYVLSLHLAQATQHGIISGHCNPDVF; from the exons ATGGCGGCCACGGTCGCTGCCGCCAGCAGCCGGAAGCGCGGGTTCGCAGTCGCAGACATCCTCGACGACCCGTTCCCCCTCCCGTCGCACCACCTGGCGAAGCGCGGCCggtgctcgtcgtcggccgcctccgcggctGACCTCGGGGTGAGTTTGGAGTTCGATCCGATCGAAGTGCTGCAGCTCATCTTCCCCCATGAAGATCCGCAG CTCCTGAAGAGCTTTTTTGAAGCGTCCGGTAATGTGTTGGACGCTGCAATTAGGGGATTCAAACATCGTTTGCAGTCTCATACTGATACTGAGATCACAGAGGCGGCTTCCGGTGATACAGGAAACGAGGTGGTCTCTCCTAAAG TTGAATCTGATTTGTCAGCGATGAACATCCCATCCAATGGGTCTGAATGGGCTGAGCTAGTTGTCAAGGAGATGTCCTCTGCTCTAGATTTGGTTGATGCCAAGAACCGAGCATTTAGGTTACTTGACCTATTCGAGAAATCCACTGCAGCATGTATCAGTCCAGTTGAAATGCGGAAGATGCGCGAG GAACACAAGATACTGAAGCTGATGTTAGGAGGCCTTCTCGAACAGAACTGTGTCCTGAAGCGCGCATTTCTTAAGCAGCACAATCGGCTCAATgattatgaaaagaaaatgtCGCAGGAGCGGTCGCAGATTATCGACACGTACGAAAAGGAGATAAAGGCGCTACAG cataggaattatgtccTGTCATTACATCTTGCCCAAGCGACGCAACACGGCATTATCTCCGGCCATTGCAATCCAGACGTCTTCTAG